In Citrus sinensis cultivar Valencia sweet orange chromosome 3, DVS_A1.0, whole genome shotgun sequence, the sequence caattgtaatatatatgttGGGAAGAACTTGCAGACAAAGAATGCTGCAAATTCATGGGCCACTTAAATGGAATCATCTTGGAGGCCacccttttttattattgttaatatatatatattatatacaaGATGGGTGAGGCAGAGACATTTCTCCAATGATTGGATGGATAAACAGTAGATCCAACAGTCCAACCTTGTCTTCTTGTCAAATCATTACCAAGGAATAAGCATCATTTTGATAcccaattaattttagttactTCACCTTCTACTTCGttcttgtttaaattttaatttttttttcttttgtttcatcTAGTTCTTGCCTCTTTGCCCCCACTTTTAAATTAGACCCCAAATTCGCAATTTTATGGTGTAAATATATgactttaaatattaaaaaatgatgaacGTTATTCGTGTGTGTCTGTGTAGAGTTCGTTCATTCATGagaaattcttctttttagtGTTATTAAGACGtatcaattaagaaaaatgtgtttttaatttatttttttctctaggaaaaaataatcatcaacATCAATACCTTGTTAGATAGTTGTCTAAACCTTTAGAAATAGTAAGCCTGCTTATCACCATTATGTATTGATACAATGTGGTGTTGTCAATTAAAGACATTTCATTTTACTTGAAAGCTAGCTAGCTTGAACTATGGAGTAAACTAACAATGAGAAGGATTGAATTGACAAGAACATGAAATGATATGAACAGATTAAAAATggaacaaatacaaaaaacgCATCATCAAGTTCAACGGCGTTTTGATTATAATGGAAAGTGATTTGTGTGTGATAAACTAATAAATGATGGTTATTGGATGATTATTAAAAGACAGCAGCTGAGTTGTAGACTCCATTTCCTTCTGAGtgcaataaaaattaatgtacaTGTCAATTTCCAATGGTCATGGTGTAGTCCAAAgtctaatatttatatttctaatgGATGAATCAGTGAtaaagatttattattttatatgaatgAATGTTGTTAGATCTAATACTAACATTGGGTTATTCTCgcttttaatttaagattttttagcTCAATTAGTAAACATCTATATCTTCGAGAACTGTCATCTGTCGTCtctcatattttttataatgtaatttttttttgtctcaaCCTATCTTCCCCTCCCCCTCCGCCCGTCCctttttttgataattgtaGGGGGAGCGATaacaaacttattaataagaaaaccAAACGATACATGTAGTCAGAAGGTGAAATAAACCTTATTCCTCAATAAAATCATAGAGCTAGAACACGTATCAgcataaaatttatgaaaactACTGAAAATTGTATTAAGGACCGCAACTTATAATTTAGAAAGCCTTTAGCTTCCCGTGACAAACTTAGCCAGATACTGTCAGGCCTTGCCCTTCAAGAGTTGTCATCTTCATAATCACCACCAAAACATATAGAACAAGGTATTGAACAGTATTATAGAACTCCAACTACAATATTAATGTCTccaaaattatagaatgatacaaaatttatcTGAATTATATGCTAATAAAGTTGACAAAGTTAGTTATATAGGGAAAATCCAATGACATCAAGCCATAATTATTatgctattattaatattgcTTTTATAATCATCTCTTTGTCTTCATTTTCTCAGGAAAATATGtagtttgttatttttctggTGGCAGGATGCAGTTACTATTGAACAATTGGGATTCCactaacttattttattaatttttgggaATAAATGTTTTATTCCTTGCCAAACCCTCCCAGCTACTCTACCAATGTGGTGATAACATCAACTtgataaatcatttaaattattaattagtttattttactttcttaACTCCTGGTGCATTGAAATCCCATACTGCCAGAccaaattcttaaaaaaaaaaaaattgagttaaaGGATTGGACTGGTCTATGAATCAGTGCTACATATCTTTTcagtttctatttttatttttattttattttttcctccAAAGTTGGTCTTTGAGATTTACTTTAGTATGGCTTCTCAAGTGAAACCATAAGCATGAATTGCTTTTTCCCAAGAAAGCTAGCTAGGAACTTGATTACAATATACAAAGTCCTAGTGATGATCTTTCTATTCTTTCAtgcatatattatttgttcaaataacaaacaaaaactacAATCCAATTGAATTTCTAAGATCCTAATTTGTGTCACCAAATATCATAAGACGAAGCATTATGGTAGGTCCTTATTCTCAATATAagcttttatttaatagatgTTGGATAGATACAATACTActtatacatttaaaatattataacatgaaaatgaccctaaaattttataatatataccaTGGCTGTCTCTAAACCATAGTTTTGTACTTGACCATTTCATGAAACCGAAATGAATTGAGTTTTGCAAAGTTTATTGCGGTTGCCTCAAGTCTCAAGGGGGACCTCCCAAATAGTTTATGGACATAACTCTTTTTTCTCCAAAAGGAACACACTCTCATCACTTCTTCTCTTTATCAAACCAGCAGCTGCAGCAAAGCAATGGTGATCAGATAGCTTTAGACATGCaaaccaacaacaacaacaatattcAGCCACAAAACAGCTGCCACACATCGACTAGCCGGTCATCGGACTCCGGTGAGCCGTGTGCAGACACGACGGGTGGCAACAAATGGGCATCAAAGCTTCTTAAGGAGTGTGCTAGAGCCATCTCTGACAAGGACTCTAGCAAAATCCATCATCTTCTATGGATGTTAAATGAGTTGGCTTCCCCTTACGGAGATTGTGATCAGAAATTAGCTTCGTATTTCTTGCAAGCTCTTTTTTGTAAGGCTACTGAATCAGGGCAAAGATGCTACAAAACCCTAACTTCAGTTGCAGAAAAGAGCCACTCCTTTGATTCAGCtagaaaattgattctcaaattCCAAGAGGTAAGCCCTTGGACTACTTTTGGTCATGTAGCTTCAAACGGTGCAATTTTGGAAGCcttggatggagagaccaaaCTTCACATAATTGATATGAGCAACACACTTTGTACTCAATGGCCTACTTTGTTAGAAGCTTTGGCTACCAGAAATGATGAGACACCTCACTTGAAGCTCACTGTTGTGGTAACTGCTAGCCTTGTTAGATTGGTCATGAAGGAAATAGGTCAAAGGATGGAGAAGTTTGCTAGGTTAATGGGTGTGCCCTTTGAATTCAAAGTGATAACTGGATTGAACCGCTTAGTTGAGCTCACAAAGGGAACACTAGGTGTCAAAGAAGATGAAGCTGTCGCGGTGAATTGTATCGGTGCCTTGAGAAGAGTTGCTGTAGAGGAAAGAGGTGCTGTGATCCAGATGTTTCAATCCCTTAAGCCAAAAGTTGTGACAATCGTTGAGGAAGAAGCTGATCTTACAAGCTCTAGATATGACTTTGTGAAGTGCTTTGAAGAGTGCCTTAGATTCTATACATTGTATTTTGAGATGCTAGAAGAGAGCTTTGTCCCAACCAGCAATGAAAGATTGATGTTGGAGAGGGAATGTTCAAGAGACATAGTTAGGGTTTTGGCttgtgatgatgataataatagtagtaataatgGTAATGGTgatagagaagaagaagaatgtgAGAGAAGGGAGAGAGGAAGCCAATGGGCTGAGAAGCTGAAAGAAGCTGCTTTTTCACCAGTTGGATTTAGTGATGATGTTGTTGATGATGTTAAGGCATTGCTTAAGAGATACCGAGCTGGATGGGGACTTGTGCTTCCACAAGGAGATGATAATACATCAGGGATTTACTTAACATGGAAAGAAGAACCTGTAGTATGGGCTTCAGCATGGAAACCCTAAAAGCAGCTTGGCCAAAAGCACCATTGATTTTCTCAAGAAGCGCACTTCAAGCTTAGCATGGCATTTATACACAAGTACTTGGAAGCCATATATGAATCATGCATGTATGAAGTTTATTAGCATTCAATGTTTCCACTATCTTCTCCATCGTATTCATATCCAAATAACTTTTAGTTTACATGCTTTGTGGTTGGGAGTTTGTGTTGccttttttttactttctccTCCTGCTTTTAGATCATTGTTCTTGTTTGAAGGTGTTTTGAAACTTAGTTATTAGTTCCTTTCTATACCATATTTGCCATTTGGATTGCTTGCTCAGTTTCTTTCCTTTGATCCCTTAGCGGGACTTTGtaagaaattatttcaattgtatgttttcaataaagatgaaattgttattgatataaaaatacccATTAATCTAGGTTTCACTATGAACACCCCCTGATTGATTTCCTATAGTGCCTGAAAGTTTGATTCAATTCATTTCTCATAATCAAGCAAGGGCATCaatgtataaaattatatgaaactttatagattattaaaatttcgTTCGACATTGAATAACCAATTACAATCAGGGCTTTAAGTTTATTATCCtattgaaacaaatttttttcaaaaacttatGTAGTTAAACTAATCTCATGCAACTGTGCAGATTAAGACCTAGAGTTAGTGAAATAGTAGTATAATATGCTAAAGTAAAACTAAAAAGCTAAGGACTTCAgtaaatgaattaaagaaatcaaattgtTGGAAATTGGGGGTCTGGCTAGCCTAGCTAGCTACATATTCTCATGTTTATGGTGCAAAATAGTCTTGATTCTTCAGATAGCTAGGCACCTATATCTAGCTCGCTAACTCACATAGCAAACCAACCCTATCATAtccattattttcatttcctttttcattttcatactGCTCTTGAAAGCTGAAGCTTAGGCTTTGAGCCTTAAGGATATCGAATTGATCTTCCAATCATGGTGAATCTCTTTTTCTCTGTTTCTTGGAAACAAAGCAAAAGAAGTATACTACTTTTATCATCATCAGAAGAAGTTGAAAGGGAATAGTGTACAATAAATTGacataaagaaaagaaaaagaggggGCCAAGAAGAGACCTTGGTGGCAAACATAAGAGTACCAACTAGAGATCCCATGTTTGCCTTTATGTCTAAAACGATTTGAATagcatatatattttgcttttaattaCTATACTCTTGTACTCGCTTTACTCCAACATTATATAGTGGAACACAACTTTTCCTGATTTAGATAAGACTTTGCTCTATTCAATCCCCATTTCCTTTAAATTCttgtttatcatttattacaattatgcAAATTCTTTTGCATCATCACATGCGTGTGCgtgtatattttatatatactaGTATGGTTATTTACAAATGTGTATGTGCACTAAAAGCATGCAAATACAAACAGATAATTACAAGATTTTgtgtaataatttatttcttttcaatctTTGAAAACTCCTTCAATTGATGTGAGATAGGTTTTCAAGTCAAAAGTAGCTcatatttacttaattaaagaACATgatagcaattttttttttcccaatatcTGATTgaacaaataaaacatttcTTTAGGTCATATTTGTACATCAAATAGAGAGTTTTGGAAAAGCTTCTTTATCAAAAATTGGATAATGAAAGGGGATTCTTTTATGATGatgtataaatttttcttttttttatgatgatgataatgaggTTATTATAGacccttaaatttttatgttttaatcatcACTAGTGATTTAGAGCTAGTTTGCtaatgctgtaacttttaaatttattattattagttgttCTATGCAAATAATCtgttataaaaagaattagttaaatgttttgttaaaaatttattttttaaagtgctataaattttaaaaacaatcgTATGTActtgaaaaatcttattgttaaactaaTGTAAGAacataaataaccaaaataaatataatgacaaataaaatttatttacatatttataaacatgtatatatatattttttacattgtatatgtaataatttataactaaaataaatatttttattttattaattttattttttatctcaatataattggtaataataataatctccttaaatttaataattttattttcttattgaataaggataattttggatttttatattatatgtgAGGATATATctgatattatattaaatataaaacatattctcaaaattaaattttgaaaagtactTCTTCActactttttaaaatgaaCTATAGGATGAGGTGATTttaccaaaattaatttttaaaaaatttacaaaatacagaaattaaattttaacttttcaaaattacttttgagtctCTTAAAAGCACTTTCAAACAGGTTCTTAAATTATAGATGACTAAGCAGAGTTGTTATGGACCcttgaattttaatgtttaatcatcactattgatttaatttagtagataactaaataaatgctaaataattattaggtAGTATTCAAATTGCTGATAATATATATGTTCATggatataatttatttttaat encodes:
- the LOC102610900 gene encoding protein SHORT-ROOT-like, whose amino-acid sequence is MDITLFSPKGTHSHHFFSLSNQQLQQSNGDQIALDMQTNNNNNIQPQNSCHTSTSRSSDSGEPCADTTGGNKWASKLLKECARAISDKDSSKIHHLLWMLNELASPYGDCDQKLASYFLQALFCKATESGQRCYKTLTSVAEKSHSFDSARKLILKFQEVSPWTTFGHVASNGAILEALDGETKLHIIDMSNTLCTQWPTLLEALATRNDETPHLKLTVVVTASLVRLVMKEIGQRMEKFARLMGVPFEFKVITGLNRLVELTKGTLGVKEDEAVAVNCIGALRRVAVEERGAVIQMFQSLKPKVVTIVEEEADLTSSRYDFVKCFEECLRFYTLYFEMLEESFVPTSNERLMLERECSRDIVRVLACDDDNNSSNNGNGDREEEECERRERGSQWAEKLKEAAFSPVGFSDDVVDDVKALLKRYRAGWGLVLPQGDDNTSGIYLTWKEEPVVWASAWKP